CCACCTAATGGAGGTCAGTTGCGGATTTACGAGTAGGTGAGCCTCATGTGGAAAATATATTCATGTGAGTCAGGACCTACTTACAGTGGTCactgtaaattttgttttttgattatGTGTGTTAACGAAAATGAAATGTAatgaaatacaaatatttttaaattataggaAACCCTTACAACATTCAATAATCATTGGCGCATCACAGCCTTTTAAGATCTAGCAATTCTCCAAATTAATgagttttccattaaatttttttgctggtttttgcttgaaaataGGGTCTTGTACGccaaagaatatttttcaaattataggGAACTTTTACATTGGTTAATATATTGACTTATTATAGTGTTCTTAGACTCACTAGTTTCCTATTtcctaaaattcaaaattgcttttaatacGCCACTGTCTGTACTAAACCTGGAGGATGATATATGAAATTATAGAGAACCTTTGCAGCACTCAGTACACACTATATCATTAACGTATCGCAGCCATtctacaaatattttaagaatttgtctttcattgttgattttttttgttaattggGTTCTTCCTTGACAATTATGTTCTGTACTACCCTGCTTTTACTAGttccaaatttcttttttgtcaaattataAAGAATCCTTACAGTCCTCGATACATCATATGTAACTTATTGGTGTAAAACTTTCACGAAAGCCACTGGCGTATTTTTTgcgtattatatttttttaaatttctacaagtttttgaaattaagagtgataaacaagtttatttttaacattttaagtTTTGGATTCCGTGCAGGCCCAcctttgtttttcttttaatagatTTGCTGAACTCCAAATTACGACTCGATATTTCTGAATACCAGTGGCGTCGTTAGATTCTCAGAAGTTCTACAAAATTTCCGTATTGAGGTAGTAATATTCGGTAATTATAAGTTTTATACacaaaagataattaaatGTAAGTTATAGTTgattgtttcatttcaaaattaactatAACCGAAGTTGTAAtacttatatacatatatatatatatataatataaaccacaaatttggattttttcttttggcgACACATAAAGGgcaaattatatataaaaaaccaGTAATAGCATTCAGAAACttggcaaaattttattaagtgtgtacatttttacatatttaatgcACTTGAAATTGTTAGGAAATCATGCaacaatattgaaaaactttttcttttatatggaaaacaaaatacgataaaaaaatttaaattacaccACTAgacttcttttaaaaaaatacatcgaGAGTACTCTATTCGTTTTCTCTATCTCCTATAGTTACCAACGTTTCTAATGTAAACATCGAAATTTGCCCACCTTTGAGCAAATATTGAAGTCGCAGATTTTTCTGCCGCTGTGCCACCACTAAGcacgttatttttttaataactatttttcaCTTATCTACAGGCCGAATATTTAATAGGATAATTGAAGTGACTATCGGGCGACTCAgctaaaatcaaattagtgttccagaaaaaattttgaaattttacatcGTTGATGAAGCACAGATTTTGCTGTTTGTCAGTTTTGTTTTCAATAGTGTATTTCAAACAAGTACAACCTTTGGAGTTCGAATCTAGGATCAATAGGTGTAAAGTGTATAAATATTAAGAAGGGTCAATAAGTTTATCAATTACTTTATTCTACTTAATTTACATTGGGTTTCATAACATAATATGCTTCATGTGCATATATGCAGTGCGTTTTCATGTATACCtaagaaaatttgtttcagaAAGTAGTGGTTTGGAGAAATGCGCCATTTTGAAAGTGTCCTAGGCTGATTAATTGAAAGCCTAATAATGAGCTCAGGCATCAAAGGACGCACCAAGAGCGAcaaaatggatttttccaccgtttttgatttattacacTGTTCAGTAACATTGACTGACGTAGATTCCTTTAGGCACCCACTTCGTCGTCTTTATGCGCATTTTTTTTGGATATCTAAGTTAATAATACATTTGAAACCTTCtctgtttcaaaaattctattcTTCGAATAACTATTTACAACCGATGTTTTAGTATCAGActaatttaatgatatttcCTTTCacaaaacttttcatttcACGCATCCGGCTTTTGGGTATTATGAACAGCTTCCGTCTTATATATCCGTTCTTTGGTTGGAACGTTTTTCAGTCttgaaaaagtgtaaataattataaaaatttctaatattgtccAATACAGCAATTTcttatgttttgtttttgataatttttcagcttatttgaaaaaatcacgAATTTTGATCATCATATTCACTGGGTTCAGGAACCTTCCggaatttgacatatttttctcGCATTacaagaaatgtcaaaaattaaattacatttttcaaatatattcgttacattaaaatataataataataaaacccACATTTTTCGTTTCGTTTTATATAGCCCATGTAAACGCAGTAGCGCTCCGTCGAAAACCAGAGAGTGCGCAAACTTGTTTCCTGTCAGAAACCACTCAACAGCCGAACCGGCCGGCTAAATTGAATGCACCAGCTTTTTCTGATAAAAATTACAACCAGTACTTCGACGACCGGTTTGGAGATTACAAAACCTCTCCtcagtttgaaaaaattttaagcgaATTGAGGTTAGAACAGCTAGAAAATGGCCGGAACTCTGACTAAACTGTGCAAACATTCCAATCAGCTGGTTTCCAACTATGGATGCCTGTTCCAGGCTGCGTCGGCGTCTATGGTCCAAACCAAAAATtgtaagtgaaattaaaaattttataggtaTTTATCTGCTAAGTTCTTGCTGTATTTATTTAGgattatatattttactttcTTACTCCTATAATCTTAATTCCGgacctttattttttacatcttcGAATGGATCAAAGAGTTTTGTCTAATGTAGTCACTTTGTTTACTCAAATCAAGTCTCTACATACGTCTCACCTGATGTCTCCATCTACttaaatatgtgaaaaaaggACAGGTTCGATATCCTATAGAGGTTACTTGATTTTTCTTGAGTATTCAGACATGAATGGACAGGgccgaattaaaattaattataatcgGCATTTTAATGTAATCATTTTAGcaataatgttaataataacaTAATGAACGGTTGCAACTATCTAATAAAAACAAGTATGAAGGAGTAGTTGCATAATACCAGAGTAATATTCCCAACAATTTATcaatcattaaaaatgttcaatgagttatcttaaaaataaactatttttgcataaagagaaaaataaatcaaaaatgtgtaaataatacatttttaacaattatatgttttttatcttatgcaacttttattatttgtttaaatgtaaTCAGTTTatgtattttgaattaatgaGCCACAATTTTGCATGTATGGATAATGTGAGATATGTATGTTATGGTTCAGTTCTACTGGGGTTCTAGTTTTCTTTTAAGCTcacgattttaataaatttttaacagatctatttcttttattttaaaatttatcaaatgtGACCTTTGAAGGTGAGTTGTGTTTGGCGAAATAGAAAATTCATACATAAGGTGAATATTACAATTTAGTTTAGAAtcattatatatttaattaattttactgCCATTTTGGTACTTTCTTCGATTCgtcatttttaacatttaaaaaaatctttaattaaaaataactatgtTGCATTTcagattcaaatgaaaaaagggTCGTCGCCAAAAACCCTGTCGTTGAGATGGATGGAGATGAAATGACCAGAATCATTTGGGAGAAAATCAAGGAATCACTAATTTTCCCTTACCTCAAGGTGGAATGTCTTTACTATGACTTAGGATTACCCTACAGGTATACCgataaattgttataaaaattttaatataattttattgtcatATCTCTGTCAGAGATCAAACCAACGACCAAGTAACTATAGACGCAGCGAATGCAATTCTAAAACATAATGTGGGGATTAAGTGTGCAACAATAACTCCGGACGAAGCTAGAGTAAAAGGCAAATAAATACTCACAACAATcactaatttctttaattcgTTCTTCTTTATTGTAGAgtttaacttgaaaaaaatgtggctTTCGCCCAACGGAACGATCAGAAACATCCTTGGTGGCACCGTATTCAGAGAGCCCATCCTCTGCAAAAACATTCCAAAATTGGTCCCTGGTTGGACTCAGCCCATTTGCATTGGTCGTCATGCCCATGGAGACCAATATAAAGCTCAAGATCTCGTGATTAAGGCCCCTGGAAAGGTGGAAATTGTTTATACTCCTGATAGTGGCGAGAAAGTTACTGTGGAGTTGTACCGTTATAAAGGACCTGGAGTAGCATTGGCCATGTACAACACTGATGAAAGTATTAGAGGCTTTGCCAAGTCGTCATTCCAAATAGCTTTGGCCAAAGGATGGCCTTTGTATTTGAGCacaaaaaataccattttgaagaaatatgaTGGGCGCTTTAAGGATATTTTCCAGGAAATCTATGACAGGCAAGGTTATTGTCGTCTATGATtgggaataaaattttttattttttattgtgttttaggGAGTACAAGTcgcaatttgaagccaagaAGATTTGGTATGAGCATAGGCTTATTGATGACCAAGTAGCACAGGCCCTAAAATCGTCAGGTGAGCGTCTTATTGCAAAGTAAAAtgacattttcgaaataaattgtatgtgtaacatttttctcatttttacaGGTGGTTTTGTGTGGGCCTGTAAGAATTATGATGGTGATGTGCAGTCAGATATAGTGGCGCAAGGATACGGTTCTCTGGGTATGATGACATCAGTATTGATGTGTCCTGATGGGAAGACAATTGAGTCTGAAGCTGCCCACGGAACTGTGACGCGTCATTATAGgtaaataatgcaatttttttcgctGTTatgtttttaacatatttctcTTTAcgctttgaaaatttgttttccctACAGAATACTGTTGTGAACTTGCTCATTGCAGGGGACGATTcctaaatatattttcctgTAACTATCAGTTTCAAAGTAATTTAAGTTTGAAACCACCAGCTCTCAAGAAGCCTAGAAACCATGATATTATATTCTTGAATAGATGATTTAACTGTGTTTGGAATGTTAAAAATCTACTTTGCCATAGAGAACACCACAgatgaattttttgaattttggtaTTCATTGAGGTTAATTTACCTGTAGAGATCTCTATCAACTGTGttagttttcaaataatgtgGGCATTGATACATTAGATTCATTGTGAAAGTccaatattaacaaatttctaccatctatatttatttatacacagtgttagtaaataagtgtgaaagattttaatggaTGATtgctaagatttttttaagtaacaaagttcatataaacccAGGTCCGAAAACGcttagtttccaagatacagagtgttaaagttcTTATATGGCTATGccataacatatttttaaggaaaaaaaaggcacgccaacgatttttttaaaattttccatacatttttaacaaaaaagacaaaaattattttataactaagtataattataataaatgttgaaactTACTGCCCTCAGCCGTGATACAAATCTACTCTTCGCCTCATTGATTGGCGTATTCgttgaaataatttgttatctTGAAAACGGCTACATAAGCAACAAAATACTAAGAGgtcttttttgttaacaattatggaacatttgaaaaaatcgttggctttttttcccttaaaaatatgtcatggTATGGCCGTATAAGAACTTTAATactctgtatcttggaaactaaaCGTTTTGGGATCtgagtttatatgaacttttttactcaaaaaaacCTTAGCAatcacccattaaaattttttgcattttttactaacaccctgtatatctggTACTTATGTGTGAATTTATGTTGGCCATAATGTGTCAATAGAAGACAGTTGCCAAATTACCATTTACAACCATATGACAAATTACTCAACTATAAAAGTTTTCTAtgtctatgtttttttttgtttttgttgcagACAACATCAACAAGGTAAACCAACCTCAACTAACCCCATTGCGTCCATATTCGCATGGACCCGGGGCTTAGAGCACAGAGGGAAATTAGATGATACTCCAGATGTGGTTAAGTTTGCTCAAAACCTAGAGAAAGCTTGTGTCCAAACTGTGGAATCTGGAAAATACACTAAAGATTTAGCAGCTTCCATTGCCGGAGGGTTTGATAAGGTTACTGACGGAATGTATTTGACCACTCAAGATTTCCTAGATGCCATCAGTGACCAACTAAAAAGAACTGTTTAACTTCAATTTAGTACACGTTAAGCTCATGATTTTGTTGACTGCACAAGTCGTTCTGAGGTTTTGAATGCGGTAATTTTGCCTCAATTGTGGGTGTTGTAAATACTGTTTTGTGCCATTTCCACCTCATAAACGTTTTGTGTTCGAAACGGGTCAGCTcatgaagtaaaatttttgccTGCTGAATTTTTGATGGGTCACGGTGATTCAAGCATGTATCgctgaagaaaataaatcatttaaacaCTTTAAGCTGAGTAAATAAACTACAGTTTTGGatacttaatattttatacgtATAGCTATtgataagtgaaaaataaagcttgtattttttaaacagaaaCCTTTATTCTCTGTCTTTGAAAAAACTTCTAATGCCTTAATATTGCCTCTCCTCAAAAATATCCCTTTTATAGCGAAACTTGATTGTGTTTAAACTACGTAGATGCAGAGGTGCTCttggaaattcaatttattcgGAACTCTCAACAGATCTGTATTGACTATGTAAACTATGTTCTTTTAATGTCCATTATTGCAGATAATATTGTCGTTAAAGTAGTGTCTTCATCGCCTGTTTGGACTTTGGTATAATTCGGAATTCCGCTACTATCTTATCAAGTTGTGGTCTGCGTTGGTTTATAAcacatttcaatatttttcatttttgtaaattcatTACAACACATGTTGCTAATGTTATTTAACATTCCTTAAAACGGTACATGTTTGAGATAACAATTcaagatataaaatttactgCAAGTTTGTACGGTACCAATCTTGCGTTAACCTTTTCTGGTTCTTGGACGGATTACAAATCACAAAATTAAGTAGTGACATCAGATTTGTACTGAAGATGTCCTagaaaaatagcatttttggacgtaattccattatttattataagataATCGTCGTAATAACAAACCGTTTACTACTACATATTGATGGCTATAAAGTCTTGACCGTGACTCCTCTCTGATATCGCTTTTATGAAGatcgaaaagaaaattgatatcaGTCGCGTTTGATGATTGTTTAGCTGTTGTTAAGCCTTGGCCGTCAGAATGGATGAACTGGTCTGTGTGAAGGACTTCGAAGATTTGGCATACAAATTACTACCAAGGAATACCCTGGATTATTACAGAAGTGGAGCGGGAAGGCAGGAGACTTTAGCAAATAACAGAAATGCGTTTTCCAAGTGAGTTTGTACATAATCGGGTTTCTCAGTGTATGCTTAGTTGGATAAcgaaattttttggaaaaatgcatCGTTTTATATTTCTACATTTGTTAATTTGATATAGGTTCAAGTCAACCTTATCTGGTCACGCAATAACTGCACAGTCTTTATCTGGGTAATAGGTATTATACTCGTTTACGTTCATTTTCCATGTATAGATG
The sequence above is drawn from the Euwallacea similis isolate ESF13 chromosome 35, ESF131.1, whole genome shotgun sequence genome and encodes:
- the LOC136418461 gene encoding isocitrate dehydrogenase [NADP], mitochondrial-like, producing the protein MAGTLTKLCKHSNQLVSNYGCLFQAASASMVQTKNYSNEKRVVAKNPVVEMDGDEMTRIIWEKIKESLIFPYLKVECLYYDLGLPYRDQTNDQVTIDAANAILKHNVGIKCATITPDEARVKEFNLKKMWLSPNGTIRNILGGTVFREPILCKNIPKLVPGWTQPICIGRHAHGDQYKAQDLVIKAPGKVEIVYTPDSGEKVTVELYRYKGPGVALAMYNTDESIRGFAKSSFQIALAKGWPLYLSTKNTILKKYDGRFKDIFQEIYDREYKSQFEAKKIWYEHRLIDDQVAQALKSSGGFVWACKNYDGDVQSDIVAQGYGSLGMMTSVLMCPDGKTIESEAAHGTVTRHYRQHQQGKPTSTNPIASIFAWTRGLEHRGKLDDTPDVVKFAQNLEKACVQTVESGKYTKDLAASIAGGFDKVTDGMYLTTQDFLDAISDQLKRTV